cgggcccccggccccggccccagcccggccccggccccggcccccgccccggcccccagCACCGGCCCCGACCCCCGCCCCggccccagccccggccccggccccggccccggccccagcccggcccccgccccggcccccggcccccgccccggcccccgccccagcccggccccagcccggcccccggccccagcccggcccccggcccccggccccagCCCAGCACCCGCCCCGGCCCcagcccggcccccgccccggccccggctcgcTCACCCGCCAGGTTGTTGTAGCAGTCCGTCTGCGTGGCGTCCAGCGCCTGCTGCTGCTCCGGCGACAGCGCGGGGCCGCGGGCGCCCAGCGGCGGCAGCGGCGCGGGCAGGCTGGGGTCCAGGCCCCGCAGCTGCAGCAGCGCGCGGTGGTAGCGGCTCACGGCGTCGCGGTAGCGCCCCTCCCGGTAGCGCTGGTTGCCCTCCTCCTTGTACTGCCGCGCCGCCCGCAGCCTGCGCTCCATGGCCGCGGGAGCCCGCTGCGCCCCGGAGCCTCGCCCCGGAGCCTCCCCCCGCGGCCCGGGCCGCCCGGCGGTGCGTGGGGCGGGTGCGCGCCCCTGCGGGGCTCCGCGGAGCGCGGCGGAACCTGGGCCTGGCGCTGCCCGGGCCGCGGGGACTCCAgggaggccccccccccccccgcgcctcCGCGCGCTCCCGCCGCCCAATCACATCGCAGCGCTCATCGGTGCACGCGCGCCCAGGGCGAAAAGCCGCAGGCTTCGCCCCCCCCCGACCGGCACGCCGCGCGGACCAATCCGCAAGCCGTCTCCGACTGGGTCGTCCaatcagagaggaaaaagaaacccGGCAGCGTCGGCTGTCCAATGGGGCGGAAGCCTGGGCGATTCGAGCCGCCCAATAAGGGGGGAGCGGGGCGGGAGAAAGAGAAAAGCCCGGGGTCACGAGGCCGgccggggctgggggggggggggcgggcggTGCTGCGCACTTGTTCCGGGGCTGGAGCCGCCCTCCGAGGCCTCGCGGCTGGGTGCGTGCCAAGGCCGGGAAGGGGCGGCAAAGGCGCGGAGCAGGCTCGGCTCCCGCGCCCGCGGCCTCGGGCTCGCCATGAACACCCGACTCCGCCCCGGCCGAGACAGGCCCTCCTCGCGGCGATTGGCGGAGACGGGCCAAGGGGCGGGACGAGCGGGGCAGGCCAGCCTATCCCCGTGGGCGCGCGGGAGTGGGGGGGGGACGCGAGAAGGGAGGGGTAGAAAAAGAATCCCCTCGGCggcccggggcccggcccggggagagggaggagggtcGGGGGCGCGGCGGCCATgggccccggcccggcctcccCGGCGTCGCGCCGCCGGCCCCCCGCGGCCCGGGCGCACGCGGCTCGGCGGGCGGCgggcccggcggcggcggcgggcctCGCGCCTGCGCGCTGGGCCCGGGCCGGCGGCTGGCGGGGGGGCCGGCGGGGGGGAGGAGGCGggggaggaggcggcggcgggaggcggaggcggcggcggcggcgatgGAGGTGAAGCGGCTGAAAGTGACCGAGCTGCGGTCGGAGCTGCAGCGCCGGGGCCTGGACTCGCGCGGCCTCAAGGTGGACCTGGCGCAGCGGCTGCAGGAGGCGCTGGACGCCGAGATGCTGGGGGGCGAGGCGGGCGCGGCGCCGGCGCGGCCCGGGGCGGAGGCCGCGCGGAGCCCGGCCGGGGAGCGGGCGGACGAGGACGCCGACGCGGCGGACGCGGACGAGGACGAGGACGAGGACGAGGACGCGGCGGGGGagggggccgggcccgggcccggggcggCCGAGGAGGACGCGGCGGCGGCGCTGCTGCTGCTGGAGGACGAGGCCGAGCCCGCGGggccccccgccgccgccccgccgGCCCCGGCCATGGCGGCGCCCGCCTCGccgccgcccggcccggccccggagCCCGAGGCCCCCGAGGCGCCCGAGGCCGGCCCCCGCGCTCCGCCGGGTAAGCAGCGGCCGCCGCGCCGCGAGGCCCCGCCGGGACGCCCCCCGCGCGCGCGGCTCCCCCCGGGCCCCTGGGGGAGGGGCTCCCTGGGCTCCTGGGGGGTCCCGGCCGCGGTGGAGGCGCCCCGCATTCTGCAGTCGGATGGGCAAGGCCGGGGGGCCGCCTGCCCGAAGCCCCCGACCCCCCGAAGACGGCCAGCGCCCCCGCGGCCCTCCTGCCCGCCCCGGGATGCACGCGGGTCTCCCAGACCCGCCCGGCCTACCTGTGGCGCGCCCCTTCCCCGAGGAGCCCACGCGGCCGGGGCAGCGGCCGCCCCGCCATGCCCCCTCCATGGGCTGTCAGGCCCTTCGTGAACCGCTGGGATGATGCTCTGGGGGAGCCAGTGAACGTGGCGGACCCCGGGGCCTCGCCTCGCCTTCCTTCTGTTGGAACGAGAGCCTTTGTGGGGGACCTGGCGGGGCAGGGGGCCTTCTAAATAGCGGGGGTCTCGGGAAACTTGTTGAAATGTGGGTGATTGGGGGTGCAGGGAGGTGGCCGACCTGGAGGATCGGTCAAGgtgtgctggggggggggggctgtcttCTTAAATGGCCTTTGAGCCGGACCGGTTCTTTCAGGAAGCAGGTGTTTCGAGCCTTTCCAAATAAATAGGCCCAGCTTTCCTTACCGACTAACTGAGCCTCTCCTATGTATAATACTCTGTAATAAGGAGATGGACAAACGGAAAACGCCCCGCGGCCCAGCTGGTCACTATTCAGTGGCCCGGAATATCAATTAATCATTTAGCCTTAGTCATAGGAGGGCTCAGGTAACTACGTCCCAATTAAAAGAGCAAAGATGAGGTTCTCTCTTTTCCAAATACCATAGCTTCACAGTAGTCATTTTTTCAAAATCCAGTTCATCGTTTTTAAAATCAATGAGGGCTCAAAAGGAGAAAGTGCCTCCCTGCCCTAAGTTGTGTGCACCAAATCGGCAGGATTATTTATGGGTCTCTTGTGACTTGTGCTGTGCCCTCACAACTTTCACTTAAAACCATGATAAAAATATAGCCTTGTCTCATGCACCTGGATTCATCTGCTATTTGTAGGGAAGCTGTGGCCACACATTTTTAAATTGGAGGAAGGAACTTCTATTTAATTGAGCCCAATTTGTTAGTGAATATAAATGTTAGAACTAGGTGGTGCTGTAGagtggagtcagggggacctgagttcaaattcagccccaggcacttaataattccctagctgtgtggccttggacaaatcacttaacccattgccttgcaaaaaccgcaaaagaaaaaaacaacaaccaactAACCTGTCCAACTGGAATCCCAGTAGGGTTCAACTTAAATTAATCGTGTGACGTTTAACCTTTCTGTAGTCATTCATCAAAATTGTACATTTCCTTCTaggtaaagaaataagaaaagggaaaaaaacaagttCTCATTATTTTAATAATCAGACTCTAAGATGCAAATGGACCATTGTGAGAAGGATTCCTTTGGTTATGGAAGTTTCAAGACCACTCTCCAGGCAGCCTGGGATATGATGGTTGAAGACTTTGTTAAATTTCCTCAAATTTCCATCCTTTTTATAGGAGATGAGGAGGAGAGTGAGAAGTCAAAACCCACCAGTTCCAATGGTGAGCGTCGTGGGGTCAAAAGACAgcgagatgagaaggaagaacatgGCAGGGCTTACTATGAGTTTCGAGAAGAGGCATATCACAGTCGGTAAGAGGGAGCTCCTCTGCCCTAGCCCCTGATGGAAACTACTTTCTGCTAAGATTTGACATTCTCAGGGTggctagctggcatagtggatagagtatcagccctggagtcaggagtacctgagttcaaatccagcctcagacacttaataaatatccagccgtgtggccttgggcaagccacttaaccccatttgccttgcaaaaaaaacctggaaaaaaaaactccagggtTTACCAGTAGGGTAGCCTAGTTATTTGTAAGAAGGCAACACTTAATTCCTTCAAAAGTAAAGtatagtggcagctaggtgatgcagtggatagaacactgaccctggagtcaggagtacctgaattcagatcccgCCTCAGATACTTAAGTACACTTTTGTCACTGGCTGCAAGTTCATACAAGTATTAATCAGAGAAGTGGACATGGTTGGTCAAAACTGtgctgttttttttctctcctgtgTAGTTCCAAGTCTCCACCACCCCCTGAAGAAGAGgccagagatgaggaagaagatcGGACTCTTGTGAACCTAGATACGTGTATGTAAGAGACAGAAGAGATGGCAGTGTTGACCAGGAGGCCTTCTGTGTCCTCTCTCATACTAGAAGTTAATTTGGTATCTAAGcacaaaacaacttggaaagcTTAGGCTGTGAGGTCATCTATTCTCACTGGAAGAGAAGTGTGTAATTGGGTGTGTTTTGATGCTTAGCTATAACGGTGGTATCTCCCACTGGATTGACATCAATTGTTCCTTCCTAACAGATACCTCCGACCTCCATTTTCAAGTGAGCAAGGACCGTTATGGGGGCCAGCCACTTTTCTCAGAGAAATTTCCCACTCTTTGGTCTGGAGCAAGAAGCACCTACGGAGTGACGAAGGGAAAAGTCTGTTTTGAGGCCAAGGTGGGGCAGCCGCTCATGAGACTCATTCCTCCTACTGTTCCCTTCCCAATGAGAGACCCATCAACTCCCCGCTAGGGCCCAAGGCCCTGAGTCCCCAAAAAGAGCCGGCCCTGGGAGTTGTGGCTCAAGGTCCTGGAGAGGTGTGCCACTGAGGCAGCATTTGAGTCTCTGAGCTTCTATTCTGGGACGCCCAGGTATTGCTGGGGAGGTGGGCCCAGTGACTAAGTCTTCCCTTTCTGACTTGGACAGGTCACACAGAATCTGCCACTGAAAGAAGGCTGTACTGAGGCTTCCCTCTTGAGAGTTGGATGGTCTGTTGACTTCTCCTGCCCACAACTTGGTAaaatccctttccccttcccctcataCCTGGATGTCTGGCAGGGGAGGGCGACTTCTGGGGAGGTAACTCTGCTCCTCTGTTCTAGgtgaagatgaattttcttatggCTTCGATGGCCGGGGGCTAAAGGCAGAAAATGGGCAGTTTGAGGAATATGGCCAGGCCTTTGGGGAAAATGATGTCATTGGCTGCTTTGCCGTAAGTCTTTCTGAGAGCAGTCCATTGATTGAAGGCTGTAGGCAGCAAGGGCATGGCGTCGGGGGAAGGATGTTGGGCAAGTGCTTTGATTTCTCGGTGAGGTGCCCATCCTCCTGACTGACCAGTGGGGTCTTGCTTCTAATATCAGTGATTTGATTGTGGGGAAATTCAGTGAGAgaaacattttttcctccttctacCCAAATCCTGAGCAGCCAACTCAAGCCGTGCCATGTTGCTTGTCATTGTTCATCACAGAATTTCGAAAGTGAGGAGGTGGAACTCTCTTTCTCTAAAAATGGAGACGATCTGGGTATAGCTTTCCGGATCAGCAAGGAGTCCTTGAATGAGCGGCCTCTCCTGCCTCATGTCCTCTGCAAAAACTGTGTGGTAGAGCTCAACTTTGGTCAGAAGGAGGagcctttcttcccctctcctgaGGAGTTTGTGTTCATCCATGCTGTGCCAGTGGAGGAGCGGGTTCGAACTGCAATGCCTCCTAAGACTTCAGAGGAGTGTGAGGTACGGGAAGCCAAGGTGGTGCTGACCCAAGAAGCTTCCCCTCGTGGGTGTGAGTGAGCACGTATGAGAGTTGGGGGGCGTTGTCAGGACTGTCTGGGCCCTGGGACCCCTTACCCATTACAAATCTGTCACTCTGGCTCTGCAGGTCTTACTGATGGTGGGTCTGCCTGGGGCTGGAAAGACCTGGTGGGCCTTGAAACACGCACAAGAGCATCCTGAGAAAAGATACAATGTGCTGGGAGCAGAGGCTGTGCTGAGTCAGATGAGGGTGAGTAGGAGAGGCTTGGGCACCAGGGGGGCCCCAAGGTTCTGAGGTGGAGAGTGAGGTATTTAGGGTTTGTCTCCATTTCAGACAAAGGGGCCTGAGGAGCCAGAGATGGACCCCAAGAGTCGGGACCTTTTGGTACAGCAAGCCTCCCAGTGCCTTAGCAAGCTGGTCCAGGTGGCTTCGAGGACAAAAAGAAACATCATCCTGGACCAGGTATCTTTCCTACCTGGCACTCTTCCTGTAGCTGAGGTGGCAGCCCTTCTCAGGCAGAGCTCTGGGACCCTCCCTGAGCCAGCCGGCCTTCAAGCCAGTCCGTTTCTGGAACATTCTGCCCTTCCCCTCTCCTGGGCAGCAGCTGCCCAAGGGTAAAGCAGATGTGGCTTTCTGCTCTCATCCCCAGTGTAACGTGTACAACTCGGGCCAACGGCGGAAGCTGCTCCTCTTTAAGACCTTCTCTCGAAAAGTGGTGGTGATTGTGCCCAAAGAAGAGGACTGGAAGAAGAGGCTGGAGCTAAGGAAGGAGGTGGAGGGGGACGACGTGCCGGACACTGTCATGTTGGAGATGAAAGGTGCGCTCGGGGCATTCTAGAACTCAACTTGGAGCTGAAGGGAGAGCGATAGGGGATGAGAGTGCAGCTGCAGCCACAGGATGGCTGGCCTCCTCCCGCCAGGGCTTTGGAGCTCTTGGTGGGGGAGTTCATTGTAGGGAGCTGAGCTCCAGGCCCAGGCAGCCCCAGGTCTGATGTTGTTGCTGACTGTTTAGGGATGCTGAGTTGAGGAGGTGTCCAGATGGACAGGCCCTTGGGGTAAAGGGATCTGGATCCAGAGGTGCCTTCTGACCCTCCCAGGAATTCTGATTGTTGTTCTGAGTAAAAAGGTTGTTCACACTATGAAATGTCAGGGGATCCTTGTCAAGTTGAGATGGGTTAACAGGAAAGTTTGTTCCACTCCCCAAAAGACCTTTTGCCTTTATCCCTGGAACAATGCTGGGTTGAGGCCTTGAGCgtgttttgttcttcctggtcTCAGTTTGTCCAGgttttgaggaaaaaagaaagggaattggcctaaaaaaaaaatcatgcttttCCCTCCCCAGAAGGGGGCGCCAGAGGCGGTCCCCCAGACTGGAAGGGGGTGTGGGCCCCCCCAGCTGCCCCAAGGGGTATTGGAGAGCAAATGACTTTTTATGTGGTTATTTCAGTTTCTGGAATTTCTTGGAAGCCTTTGCTTTCTAACCTTTGGATAAGCAAGACCAAAGTCAATAGGATTGATCTGCAGGAGCAGCCTTAGTTCAGCAGGGAGATCGGGGCCCCCTAGGAGCTGGGCACAGGCCAAATGCCTTAGTTTGCAGATA
The Macrotis lagotis isolate mMagLag1 chromosome 3, bilby.v1.9.chrom.fasta, whole genome shotgun sequence genome window above contains:
- the HNRNPUL2 gene encoding heterogeneous nuclear ribonucleoprotein U-like protein 2 isoform X2 — translated: MEVKRLKVTELRSELQRRGLDSRGLKVDLAQRLQEALDAEMLGGEAGAAPARPGAEAARSPAGERADEDADAADADEDEDEDEDAAGEGAGPGPGAAEEDAAAALLLLEDEAEPAGPPAAAPPAPAMAAPASPPPGPAPEPEAPEAPEAGPRAPPGDEEESEKSKPTSSNGERRGVKRQRDEKEEHGRAYYEFREEAYHSRSKSPPPPEEEARDEEEDRTLVNLDTYTSDLHFQVSKDRYGGQPLFSEKFPTLWSGARSTYGVTKGKVCFEAKVTQNLPLKEGCTEASLLRVGWSVDFSCPQLGEDEFSYGFDGRGLKAENGQFEEYGQAFGENDVIGCFANFESEEVELSFSKNGDDLGIAFRISKESLNERPLLPHVLCKNCVVELNFGQKEEPFFPSPEEFVFIHAVPVEERVRTAMPPKTSEECEVLLMVGLPGAGKTWWALKHAQEHPEKRYNVLGAEAVLSQMRTKGPEEPEMDPKSRDLLVQQASQCLSKLVQVASRTKRNIILDQCNVYNSGQRRKLLLFKTFSRKVVVIVPKEEDWKKRLELRKEVEGDDVPDTVMLEMKANFSLPEKCDYMEEVTFGELEKEEAQPLVTKYKEEARKLLPPSEKRTNRRNNRNKRNRQSRSRGQGYGLP
- the HNRNPUL2 gene encoding heterogeneous nuclear ribonucleoprotein U-like protein 2 isoform X1, with the protein product MEVKRLKVTELRSELQRRGLDSRGLKVDLAQRLQEALDAEMLGGEAGAAPARPGAEAARSPAGERADEDADAADADEDEDEDEDAAGEGAGPGPGAAEEDAAAALLLLEDEAEPAGPPAAAPPAPAMAAPASPPPGPAPEPEAPEAPEAGPRAPPGDEEESEKSKPTSSNGERRGVKRQRDEKEEHGRAYYEFREEAYHSRSKSPPPPEEEARDEEEDRTLVNLDTYTSDLHFQVSKDRYGGQPLFSEKFPTLWSGARSTYGVTKGKVCFEAKVTQNLPLKEGCTEASLLRVGWSVDFSCPQLGEDEFSYGFDGRGLKAENGQFEEYGQAFGENDVIGCFANFESEEVELSFSKNGDDLGIAFRISKESLNERPLLPHVLCKNCVVELNFGQKEEPFFPSPEEFVFIHAVPVEERVRTAMPPKTSEECEVLLMVGLPGAGKTWWALKHAQEHPEKRYNVLGAEAVLSQMRTKGPEEPEMDPKSRDLLVQQASQCLSKLVQVASRTKRNIILDQCNVYNSGQRRKLLLFKTFSRKVVVIVPKEEDWKKRLELRKEVEGDDVPDTVMLEMKANFSLPEKCDYMEEVTFGELEKEEAQPLVTKYKEEARKLLPPSEKRTNRRNNRNKRNRQSRSRGQGYVGGQRRGYDSRAYGQQYWGQSGSRGGYRNFYDRYRGDYDRFYGRDYDYNRYRDYYRQYNREWQSYYYQDRDRYYRNYYGYQGYR